In a single window of the Dreissena polymorpha isolate Duluth1 chromosome 3, UMN_Dpol_1.0, whole genome shotgun sequence genome:
- the LOC127871092 gene encoding nuclear hormone receptor HR96-like isoform X8, with protein sequence MTSLSFEDSNSNGYGDNIPNPYRPMDLRPDYNGMEAMHKSRKNKEDKYCGVCGDRALGYNFDAISCESCKAFFRRNAPKGLEYFKCPYEEKCKMDVSNRRFCKRCRLRKCFEIGMRKEYILTEEEKMRKRQRIDDNRYGRMRDLEKKMSQSGVVSNMNTMVGSPAKTRPLEPEEEAQINEVVRAYRQSLEIPIESKVPRDNANFAAIVNIAEVSVRRVVDMAKKLKAFKALSQTDQIGLLKGGSIELLILRSVISFDKEHNYFLDPYDKDSLAMTSDQLKHGIENPGVDVGGLPGFGHSVGGIFDDHMKFVKSLAIDLKADETMLILLLMLSLFSPDRPCVTDKAYITSEQDKYALLLQRYLESKYPSHVVKSMYPRLLMKLTDIRNLNEEHSQVLLKLNPEGLQPLMKEVMDLHLKKHNGETDTDSDASSSIASP encoded by the exons TTTTGAGGACAGTAACAGCAATGGCTATGGGGACAACATACCCAACCCTTACCGACCCATGGACCTCCGTCCGGATTACAACGGGATGGAAGCCATGCACAAAAGTCGCAAAAACAAGGAGGACAAATACTGCGGGGTGTGCGGGGATCGCGCCCTTGGTTATAACTTTGATGCCATCTCTTGCGAGTCTTGTAAAGCCTTCTTCCGACGGAATGCTCCAAAAGGACTG GAATACTTCAAGTGCCCTTACGAGGAGAAATGTAAGATGGACGTGTCGAACAGACGGTTCTGCAAGCGTTGCCGCCTGCGCAAGTGCTTTGAGATTGGGATGCGCAAAGAGTACATTCTTACAGAGGAGGAAAAGATGCGCAAACGACAACGAATTGATGACAACAGGTATGG ACGCATGCGGGACCTTGAGAAAAAGATGTCCCAGTCCGGCGTGGTGTCCAACATGAACACGATGGTTGGTTCACCGGCAAAAACTCGGCCTCTCGAGCCTGAAGAAGAGGCTCAAATCAATGAAGTTGTACGCGCCTATCGCCAGTCCCTAGAAATTCCGATCGAGTCAAAGGTGCCGCGTGATAATGCCAATTTTGCCGCTATTGTGAACATTGCTGAAGTGAGTGTGAGGCGTGTGGTGGACATGGCCAAAAAGTTGAAAGCCTTCAAGGCTCTCTCTCAGACTGACCAGATTGGCCTCCTCAAAGGAGGCAGTATAGAGTTGCTCATTCTCAGATCTGTCATCTCATTCGATAAGGAACATAACtactttctcgatccgtacgacAAAGATTCTTTAGCTATGACCTCTGATCAGCTGAAACACGGCATCGAAAATCCCGGGGTGGATGTCGGCGGGCTGCCTGGATTCGGTCACAGTGTGGGTGGAATATTCGACGATCACATGAAGTTTGTAAAGTCCTTAGCGATCGACCTCAAAGCTGATGAGACCATGCTGATACTTCTGCTCATGTTGTCGCTCTTTTCGCCAGATCGTCCATGTGTGACGGACAAGGCATACATAACATCAGAGCAGGACAAGTATGCGCTACTTCTGCAGCGCTACCTGGAGTCGAAGTACCCGAGTCACGTGGTCAAGTCAATGTACCCAAGGCTTCTCATGAAGCTGACTGATATACGCAACCTCAATGAGGAGCACTCACAGGTCCTTCTGAAACTGAACCCAGAGGGGTTGCAGCCCCTGATGAAGGAGGTCATGGACCTTCACTTGAAAAAGCACAACGGGGAGACCGACACTGATAGTGACGCTTCCTCCTCAATTGCTTCCCCTTGA
- the LOC127871092 gene encoding nuclear hormone receptor HR96-like isoform X6 encodes MYSTGLSHPLTTLYLCEQTLKMTSLSFEDSNSNGYGDNIPNPYRPMDLRPDYNGMEAMHKSRKNKEDKYCGVCGDRALGYNFDAISCESCKAFFRRNAPKGLEYFKCPYEEKCKMDVSNRRFCKRCRLRKCFEIGMRKEYILTEEEKMRKRQRIDDNRYGRMRDLEKKMSQSGVVSNMNTMVGSPAKTRPLEPEEEAQINEVVRAYRQSLEIPIESKVPRDNANFAAIVNIAEVSVRRVVDMAKKLKAFKALSQTDQIGLLKGGSIELLILRSVISFDKEHNYFLDPYDKDSLAMTSDQLKHGIENPGVDVGGLPGFGHSVGGIFDDHMKFVKSLAIDLKADETMLILLLMLSLFSPDRPCVTDKAYITSEQDKYALLLQRYLESKYPSHVVKSMYPRLLMKLTDIRNLNEEHSQVLLKLNPEGLQPLMKEVMDLHLKKHNGETDTDSDASSSIASP; translated from the exons TTTTGAGGACAGTAACAGCAATGGCTATGGGGACAACATACCCAACCCTTACCGACCCATGGACCTCCGTCCGGATTACAACGGGATGGAAGCCATGCACAAAAGTCGCAAAAACAAGGAGGACAAATACTGCGGGGTGTGCGGGGATCGCGCCCTTGGTTATAACTTTGATGCCATCTCTTGCGAGTCTTGTAAAGCCTTCTTCCGACGGAATGCTCCAAAAGGACTG GAATACTTCAAGTGCCCTTACGAGGAGAAATGTAAGATGGACGTGTCGAACAGACGGTTCTGCAAGCGTTGCCGCCTGCGCAAGTGCTTTGAGATTGGGATGCGCAAAGAGTACATTCTTACAGAGGAGGAAAAGATGCGCAAACGACAACGAATTGATGACAACAGGTATGG ACGCATGCGGGACCTTGAGAAAAAGATGTCCCAGTCCGGCGTGGTGTCCAACATGAACACGATGGTTGGTTCACCGGCAAAAACTCGGCCTCTCGAGCCTGAAGAAGAGGCTCAAATCAATGAAGTTGTACGCGCCTATCGCCAGTCCCTAGAAATTCCGATCGAGTCAAAGGTGCCGCGTGATAATGCCAATTTTGCCGCTATTGTGAACATTGCTGAAGTGAGTGTGAGGCGTGTGGTGGACATGGCCAAAAAGTTGAAAGCCTTCAAGGCTCTCTCTCAGACTGACCAGATTGGCCTCCTCAAAGGAGGCAGTATAGAGTTGCTCATTCTCAGATCTGTCATCTCATTCGATAAGGAACATAACtactttctcgatccgtacgacAAAGATTCTTTAGCTATGACCTCTGATCAGCTGAAACACGGCATCGAAAATCCCGGGGTGGATGTCGGCGGGCTGCCTGGATTCGGTCACAGTGTGGGTGGAATATTCGACGATCACATGAAGTTTGTAAAGTCCTTAGCGATCGACCTCAAAGCTGATGAGACCATGCTGATACTTCTGCTCATGTTGTCGCTCTTTTCGCCAGATCGTCCATGTGTGACGGACAAGGCATACATAACATCAGAGCAGGACAAGTATGCGCTACTTCTGCAGCGCTACCTGGAGTCGAAGTACCCGAGTCACGTGGTCAAGTCAATGTACCCAAGGCTTCTCATGAAGCTGACTGATATACGCAACCTCAATGAGGAGCACTCACAGGTCCTTCTGAAACTGAACCCAGAGGGGTTGCAGCCCCTGATGAAGGAGGTCATGGACCTTCACTTGAAAAAGCACAACGGGGAGACCGACACTGATAGTGACGCTTCCTCCTCAATTGCTTCCCCTTGA
- the LOC127871092 gene encoding nuclear hormone receptor HR96-like isoform X7 translates to MLPHRNIKKEYLCEQTLKMTSLSFEDSNSNGYGDNIPNPYRPMDLRPDYNGMEAMHKSRKNKEDKYCGVCGDRALGYNFDAISCESCKAFFRRNAPKGLEYFKCPYEEKCKMDVSNRRFCKRCRLRKCFEIGMRKEYILTEEEKMRKRQRIDDNRYGRMRDLEKKMSQSGVVSNMNTMVGSPAKTRPLEPEEEAQINEVVRAYRQSLEIPIESKVPRDNANFAAIVNIAEVSVRRVVDMAKKLKAFKALSQTDQIGLLKGGSIELLILRSVISFDKEHNYFLDPYDKDSLAMTSDQLKHGIENPGVDVGGLPGFGHSVGGIFDDHMKFVKSLAIDLKADETMLILLLMLSLFSPDRPCVTDKAYITSEQDKYALLLQRYLESKYPSHVVKSMYPRLLMKLTDIRNLNEEHSQVLLKLNPEGLQPLMKEVMDLHLKKHNGETDTDSDASSSIASP, encoded by the exons TTTTGAGGACAGTAACAGCAATGGCTATGGGGACAACATACCCAACCCTTACCGACCCATGGACCTCCGTCCGGATTACAACGGGATGGAAGCCATGCACAAAAGTCGCAAAAACAAGGAGGACAAATACTGCGGGGTGTGCGGGGATCGCGCCCTTGGTTATAACTTTGATGCCATCTCTTGCGAGTCTTGTAAAGCCTTCTTCCGACGGAATGCTCCAAAAGGACTG GAATACTTCAAGTGCCCTTACGAGGAGAAATGTAAGATGGACGTGTCGAACAGACGGTTCTGCAAGCGTTGCCGCCTGCGCAAGTGCTTTGAGATTGGGATGCGCAAAGAGTACATTCTTACAGAGGAGGAAAAGATGCGCAAACGACAACGAATTGATGACAACAGGTATGG ACGCATGCGGGACCTTGAGAAAAAGATGTCCCAGTCCGGCGTGGTGTCCAACATGAACACGATGGTTGGTTCACCGGCAAAAACTCGGCCTCTCGAGCCTGAAGAAGAGGCTCAAATCAATGAAGTTGTACGCGCCTATCGCCAGTCCCTAGAAATTCCGATCGAGTCAAAGGTGCCGCGTGATAATGCCAATTTTGCCGCTATTGTGAACATTGCTGAAGTGAGTGTGAGGCGTGTGGTGGACATGGCCAAAAAGTTGAAAGCCTTCAAGGCTCTCTCTCAGACTGACCAGATTGGCCTCCTCAAAGGAGGCAGTATAGAGTTGCTCATTCTCAGATCTGTCATCTCATTCGATAAGGAACATAACtactttctcgatccgtacgacAAAGATTCTTTAGCTATGACCTCTGATCAGCTGAAACACGGCATCGAAAATCCCGGGGTGGATGTCGGCGGGCTGCCTGGATTCGGTCACAGTGTGGGTGGAATATTCGACGATCACATGAAGTTTGTAAAGTCCTTAGCGATCGACCTCAAAGCTGATGAGACCATGCTGATACTTCTGCTCATGTTGTCGCTCTTTTCGCCAGATCGTCCATGTGTGACGGACAAGGCATACATAACATCAGAGCAGGACAAGTATGCGCTACTTCTGCAGCGCTACCTGGAGTCGAAGTACCCGAGTCACGTGGTCAAGTCAATGTACCCAAGGCTTCTCATGAAGCTGACTGATATACGCAACCTCAATGAGGAGCACTCACAGGTCCTTCTGAAACTGAACCCAGAGGGGTTGCAGCCCCTGATGAAGGAGGTCATGGACCTTCACTTGAAAAAGCACAACGGGGAGACCGACACTGATAGTGACGCTTCCTCCTCAATTGCTTCCCCTTGA
- the LOC127871092 gene encoding nuclear hormone receptor HR96-like isoform X5, whose protein sequence is MERISPPLPGSSSKDTGNLDLAVDKLDIDGSVYLCEQTLKMTSLSFEDSNSNGYGDNIPNPYRPMDLRPDYNGMEAMHKSRKNKEDKYCGVCGDRALGYNFDAISCESCKAFFRRNAPKGLEYFKCPYEEKCKMDVSNRRFCKRCRLRKCFEIGMRKEYILTEEEKMRKRQRIDDNRYGRMRDLEKKMSQSGVVSNMNTMVGSPAKTRPLEPEEEAQINEVVRAYRQSLEIPIESKVPRDNANFAAIVNIAEVSVRRVVDMAKKLKAFKALSQTDQIGLLKGGSIELLILRSVISFDKEHNYFLDPYDKDSLAMTSDQLKHGIENPGVDVGGLPGFGHSVGGIFDDHMKFVKSLAIDLKADETMLILLLMLSLFSPDRPCVTDKAYITSEQDKYALLLQRYLESKYPSHVVKSMYPRLLMKLTDIRNLNEEHSQVLLKLNPEGLQPLMKEVMDLHLKKHNGETDTDSDASSSIASP, encoded by the exons TTTTGAGGACAGTAACAGCAATGGCTATGGGGACAACATACCCAACCCTTACCGACCCATGGACCTCCGTCCGGATTACAACGGGATGGAAGCCATGCACAAAAGTCGCAAAAACAAGGAGGACAAATACTGCGGGGTGTGCGGGGATCGCGCCCTTGGTTATAACTTTGATGCCATCTCTTGCGAGTCTTGTAAAGCCTTCTTCCGACGGAATGCTCCAAAAGGACTG GAATACTTCAAGTGCCCTTACGAGGAGAAATGTAAGATGGACGTGTCGAACAGACGGTTCTGCAAGCGTTGCCGCCTGCGCAAGTGCTTTGAGATTGGGATGCGCAAAGAGTACATTCTTACAGAGGAGGAAAAGATGCGCAAACGACAACGAATTGATGACAACAGGTATGG ACGCATGCGGGACCTTGAGAAAAAGATGTCCCAGTCCGGCGTGGTGTCCAACATGAACACGATGGTTGGTTCACCGGCAAAAACTCGGCCTCTCGAGCCTGAAGAAGAGGCTCAAATCAATGAAGTTGTACGCGCCTATCGCCAGTCCCTAGAAATTCCGATCGAGTCAAAGGTGCCGCGTGATAATGCCAATTTTGCCGCTATTGTGAACATTGCTGAAGTGAGTGTGAGGCGTGTGGTGGACATGGCCAAAAAGTTGAAAGCCTTCAAGGCTCTCTCTCAGACTGACCAGATTGGCCTCCTCAAAGGAGGCAGTATAGAGTTGCTCATTCTCAGATCTGTCATCTCATTCGATAAGGAACATAACtactttctcgatccgtacgacAAAGATTCTTTAGCTATGACCTCTGATCAGCTGAAACACGGCATCGAAAATCCCGGGGTGGATGTCGGCGGGCTGCCTGGATTCGGTCACAGTGTGGGTGGAATATTCGACGATCACATGAAGTTTGTAAAGTCCTTAGCGATCGACCTCAAAGCTGATGAGACCATGCTGATACTTCTGCTCATGTTGTCGCTCTTTTCGCCAGATCGTCCATGTGTGACGGACAAGGCATACATAACATCAGAGCAGGACAAGTATGCGCTACTTCTGCAGCGCTACCTGGAGTCGAAGTACCCGAGTCACGTGGTCAAGTCAATGTACCCAAGGCTTCTCATGAAGCTGACTGATATACGCAACCTCAATGAGGAGCACTCACAGGTCCTTCTGAAACTGAACCCAGAGGGGTTGCAGCCCCTGATGAAGGAGGTCATGGACCTTCACTTGAAAAAGCACAACGGGGAGACCGACACTGATAGTGACGCTTCCTCCTCAATTGCTTCCCCTTGA
- the LOC127871092 gene encoding nuclear hormone receptor HR96-like isoform X4, whose amino-acid sequence MDYLQLPDDNMDFLDTGNLDLAVDKLDIDGSVYLCEQTLKMTSLSFEDSNSNGYGDNIPNPYRPMDLRPDYNGMEAMHKSRKNKEDKYCGVCGDRALGYNFDAISCESCKAFFRRNAPKGLEYFKCPYEEKCKMDVSNRRFCKRCRLRKCFEIGMRKEYILTEEEKMRKRQRIDDNRYGRMRDLEKKMSQSGVVSNMNTMVGSPAKTRPLEPEEEAQINEVVRAYRQSLEIPIESKVPRDNANFAAIVNIAEVSVRRVVDMAKKLKAFKALSQTDQIGLLKGGSIELLILRSVISFDKEHNYFLDPYDKDSLAMTSDQLKHGIENPGVDVGGLPGFGHSVGGIFDDHMKFVKSLAIDLKADETMLILLLMLSLFSPDRPCVTDKAYITSEQDKYALLLQRYLESKYPSHVVKSMYPRLLMKLTDIRNLNEEHSQVLLKLNPEGLQPLMKEVMDLHLKKHNGETDTDSDASSSIASP is encoded by the exons TTTTGAGGACAGTAACAGCAATGGCTATGGGGACAACATACCCAACCCTTACCGACCCATGGACCTCCGTCCGGATTACAACGGGATGGAAGCCATGCACAAAAGTCGCAAAAACAAGGAGGACAAATACTGCGGGGTGTGCGGGGATCGCGCCCTTGGTTATAACTTTGATGCCATCTCTTGCGAGTCTTGTAAAGCCTTCTTCCGACGGAATGCTCCAAAAGGACTG GAATACTTCAAGTGCCCTTACGAGGAGAAATGTAAGATGGACGTGTCGAACAGACGGTTCTGCAAGCGTTGCCGCCTGCGCAAGTGCTTTGAGATTGGGATGCGCAAAGAGTACATTCTTACAGAGGAGGAAAAGATGCGCAAACGACAACGAATTGATGACAACAGGTATGG ACGCATGCGGGACCTTGAGAAAAAGATGTCCCAGTCCGGCGTGGTGTCCAACATGAACACGATGGTTGGTTCACCGGCAAAAACTCGGCCTCTCGAGCCTGAAGAAGAGGCTCAAATCAATGAAGTTGTACGCGCCTATCGCCAGTCCCTAGAAATTCCGATCGAGTCAAAGGTGCCGCGTGATAATGCCAATTTTGCCGCTATTGTGAACATTGCTGAAGTGAGTGTGAGGCGTGTGGTGGACATGGCCAAAAAGTTGAAAGCCTTCAAGGCTCTCTCTCAGACTGACCAGATTGGCCTCCTCAAAGGAGGCAGTATAGAGTTGCTCATTCTCAGATCTGTCATCTCATTCGATAAGGAACATAACtactttctcgatccgtacgacAAAGATTCTTTAGCTATGACCTCTGATCAGCTGAAACACGGCATCGAAAATCCCGGGGTGGATGTCGGCGGGCTGCCTGGATTCGGTCACAGTGTGGGTGGAATATTCGACGATCACATGAAGTTTGTAAAGTCCTTAGCGATCGACCTCAAAGCTGATGAGACCATGCTGATACTTCTGCTCATGTTGTCGCTCTTTTCGCCAGATCGTCCATGTGTGACGGACAAGGCATACATAACATCAGAGCAGGACAAGTATGCGCTACTTCTGCAGCGCTACCTGGAGTCGAAGTACCCGAGTCACGTGGTCAAGTCAATGTACCCAAGGCTTCTCATGAAGCTGACTGATATACGCAACCTCAATGAGGAGCACTCACAGGTCCTTCTGAAACTGAACCCAGAGGGGTTGCAGCCCCTGATGAAGGAGGTCATGGACCTTCACTTGAAAAAGCACAACGGGGAGACCGACACTGATAGTGACGCTTCCTCCTCAATTGCTTCCCCTTGA